One Yimella lutea DNA window includes the following coding sequences:
- a CDS encoding 5'-3' exonuclease — protein MEPTRRLLLLDSASLYFRAFFGVPDRRSPAGVPINAVTGFLDMIATLVDREKPTDLVCCWDNDWRPAFRVDAIPSYKSHRLTEGSDVQEESPDNLTPQVPVIRDVLAAIGLCRLGIDGYEADDVIGTLVQTHLGRMPVDVVTGDRDLFQLVDDAQDVRVLYTAKGGVRQPDLINQSFLQQAYGVGTGAGYADMAVLRGDTSDGLPGVPGVGEKTAAQLIARYGDLAGLRAAIDSGDPEIKGARRAKLEASAAYLDVAPGVVNVVRDIVLPADIDTGLPKQVADPERLDALIEEFAIGSSVARVTKALGLDD, from the coding sequence ATGGAGCCCACCCGACGCCTGTTGCTGCTCGACTCCGCCTCGCTGTACTTCCGCGCGTTCTTCGGAGTGCCCGACCGCCGCTCACCCGCCGGTGTCCCGATCAACGCGGTGACCGGATTTCTGGACATGATCGCCACCCTGGTCGATCGGGAGAAGCCGACGGACCTCGTTTGTTGCTGGGACAACGACTGGCGTCCGGCGTTCCGGGTCGATGCGATCCCGTCCTACAAGAGTCACCGCCTCACCGAGGGCAGCGATGTCCAGGAGGAGTCACCGGACAATCTGACGCCGCAGGTACCCGTCATCCGCGACGTCCTGGCAGCAATCGGATTGTGCCGCCTCGGGATCGACGGGTACGAGGCCGACGATGTGATCGGGACCTTGGTGCAGACCCATCTCGGCCGGATGCCTGTCGACGTCGTCACCGGCGACCGCGACCTGTTCCAGTTGGTCGACGACGCCCAGGACGTCCGCGTCCTGTACACCGCCAAAGGTGGTGTGCGGCAACCGGATCTGATCAATCAGTCGTTCCTGCAACAGGCGTACGGCGTGGGCACCGGAGCGGGTTATGCCGACATGGCGGTGCTGCGCGGAGACACCAGTGACGGTCTGCCCGGAGTGCCAGGCGTCGGCGAGAAGACCGCAGCTCAGCTCATCGCACGCTACGGCGATCTTGCCGGGCTCCGCGCGGCGATCGACAGCGGTGACCCCGAGATCAAGGGTGCCCGTCGAGCCAAGCTCGAGGCATCGGCGGCCTACCTCGATGTCGCGCCCGGCGTGGTGAACGTCGTGCGAGACATCGTGCTGCCGGCCGACATCGACACGGGGCTGCCGAAGCAGGTCGCCGATCCCGAACGACTGGACGCGCTGATCGAGGAGTTCGCAATCGGCAGTTCGGTCGCGCGCGTCACGAAGGCCCTCGGCCTGGACGACTGA
- a CDS encoding PH domain-containing protein: MAFSNKHLTQGEHVELEFRTHAKRIIGPLLVILSMIVLGVLAYLFLPDDGRPWTLVAVLVLCAIVAIVWGLIPIWKWRNTVFVLTNRRLITRTGIMAKSGRDIPLYRINDVQYEKGVSDRMLGCGTLLISDASDQPQLRLDDIPHVESVQVKINELLFAHFGDGQDRPDSVPAAGRGNDRRQDRLDDPRDRGRSAAPYDREYGERAGSDRDYDRGYDDRGRDQRGYDERGYDQQGHERDSSRGSGDRPYDNQPRVDPRDGAGPDQTRPLPRQDDPPQRY, translated from the coding sequence ATGGCCTTCTCCAACAAGCACCTGACGCAGGGCGAACACGTCGAACTCGAGTTCCGTACGCACGCCAAGAGGATCATCGGCCCGTTGCTGGTCATTCTGTCGATGATCGTGCTCGGGGTGCTGGCCTACCTGTTCCTGCCGGATGACGGACGCCCGTGGACTCTCGTCGCCGTGCTCGTACTCTGTGCGATCGTCGCGATCGTCTGGGGCCTCATTCCGATCTGGAAGTGGCGCAACACGGTGTTCGTGCTCACCAACCGCCGTCTGATCACCCGCACCGGAATCATGGCCAAGTCCGGTCGCGACATCCCGCTCTACCGCATCAACGACGTGCAGTACGAGAAGGGCGTCTCGGACCGCATGCTCGGCTGCGGCACGCTCTTGATCTCCGACGCCTCCGACCAGCCGCAGCTGCGTCTGGACGACATTCCCCACGTCGAGTCGGTGCAGGTCAAGATCAACGAACTGCTGTTCGCCCACTTCGGCGACGGCCAGGACCGTCCGGACTCGGTGCCCGCCGCCGGACGTGGCAACGACCGCCGTCAGGACCGCTTGGACGACCCTCGCGATCGGGGTCGTTCGGCCGCGCCGTACGACCGGGAGTATGGCGAGCGCGCCGGCTCCGACCGCGACTACGACCGTGGCTACGACGACCGAGGCCGCGACCAGCGGGGCTACGACGAGCGCGGGTACGACCAGCAGGGTCACGAGCGCGACTCCTCCCGCGGCTCGGGTGACCGGCCGTACGACAATCAGCCCCGGGTCGACCCCCGCGACGGCGCCGGCCCCGACCAGACACGCCCGCTGCCGCGCCAGGACGACCCGCCCCAGCGCTACTGA
- a CDS encoding DEAD/DEAH box helicase: protein MTVPSAPSPSRRTFDSTHLERFAEGYDFPLDDFQRAGCEAVQSGQGVLVAAPTGAGKTVVGEFAAHLAVHTGLKTFYTTPIKALSNQKYADLVERHGSDKVGLLTGDSSINGEAPIVVMTTEVLRNMLYAGSDTLSGLGFVVMDEVHYLADRFRGAVWEEVIIQLPQQVQVVSLSATVSNAEEFGEWLRTVRGDTEVIVEEHRPVPLWQHMMIGNRIVDLFAESGGEKRVNPEVRQRISALQQRDNPRGVRMDAGAPRGRRGRPGKGPSGPVRGGRPSRGPSRAEVIEALDKEGLLPAITFIFSRIGCDSAVSQLLAWGIRLIPPQEGERIRRMVEERIATLPEEDLAILGYYDFVEGLTRGFAAHHAGMLPTFREIVEELFAAGRIQAVFATETLALGINMPARTVVLEKLVKFNGEAHAPVTPAEYTQLTGRAGRRGIDFEGHAVVLYGRDTDPESVAGLASTRTYPLNSSFVPTSNMAVNLVDRLGRGPARQTLESSFAQFQADRSVVGHARSIKKNQEGLEGYAEAMRCHLGDFEQYAALRRELSDVEKQLSRRTSAANTAAAAVSLSKLSVGDVVRVPLGRRESLALVLSMDAPRRGLAQPFVLTEDGRTKRLDESDVRGPVPTLGSLPVPKRFNHRDRKARSDLASTLRIKMRDARAGDVDAPDTEELRRLDGKVGELRERIRQHPCHDCPYREQHARWAERWWKLRRETDGLQKMVDGRTHSVARTFERVCDQLSELGFLSPDGQSVTSDGRTLQRIYAEKDLLVAECLRQDVWKGLDPASLAAAVSAIIHQSRSKDGPDPDPKMPNREVADAVERQNDVWEGLLELSKRHQLQPPGEPDASIVWSIHRWAAGQRLETVLRGSDLTAGDFVRRCKQLIDLLDQLADLEDYPSVAANAKRAVNLLLRGVVAADRLD from the coding sequence ATGACCGTTCCGTCCGCGCCGAGCCCTTCCCGCCGCACCTTCGACAGCACGCACCTCGAACGGTTCGCCGAGGGTTACGACTTTCCGCTCGACGATTTCCAACGCGCCGGCTGTGAAGCGGTGCAGAGCGGACAGGGTGTGTTGGTCGCTGCACCCACCGGCGCCGGCAAGACCGTCGTGGGCGAGTTCGCCGCGCATCTGGCCGTGCACACCGGCCTGAAGACCTTCTACACGACCCCGATCAAGGCTCTGTCGAACCAGAAGTACGCCGATCTGGTGGAACGACACGGCAGCGACAAGGTCGGCCTGCTGACCGGTGACTCCTCGATCAACGGCGAAGCGCCGATCGTGGTGATGACCACCGAGGTGCTGCGCAACATGCTGTACGCGGGTTCCGACACCCTGTCCGGCCTCGGCTTCGTGGTGATGGACGAGGTGCACTACCTCGCCGACCGGTTCCGCGGCGCGGTCTGGGAGGAAGTCATCATCCAGCTCCCGCAGCAGGTGCAGGTGGTGTCGCTGTCAGCGACCGTCAGCAACGCCGAGGAGTTCGGTGAATGGCTGCGCACCGTCCGAGGCGACACCGAGGTCATCGTCGAGGAGCATCGTCCGGTACCGCTGTGGCAGCACATGATGATCGGCAACCGCATCGTCGACCTCTTCGCCGAGTCGGGCGGTGAGAAGCGCGTCAATCCCGAAGTGCGGCAACGCATCTCCGCGCTCCAGCAACGTGACAACCCGCGCGGGGTACGGATGGACGCGGGTGCCCCACGTGGACGGCGCGGGCGTCCGGGCAAGGGACCGTCCGGTCCGGTTCGCGGTGGGCGACCATCGCGTGGACCCAGTCGCGCCGAGGTGATCGAAGCCCTCGACAAGGAGGGTCTGCTCCCGGCGATCACGTTCATCTTCAGCCGGATCGGCTGCGACTCCGCTGTCTCGCAACTCCTGGCATGGGGCATCAGGCTCATCCCGCCGCAGGAGGGCGAGCGCATCCGACGGATGGTCGAGGAACGAATCGCCACCCTGCCGGAGGAGGACCTCGCGATCCTCGGTTATTACGACTTCGTCGAGGGGCTCACCCGCGGTTTCGCCGCTCACCACGCGGGCATGTTGCCGACCTTCCGCGAGATCGTCGAGGAACTGTTCGCCGCCGGACGCATCCAGGCGGTCTTCGCCACCGAGACGCTCGCGCTCGGTATCAACATGCCCGCTCGAACGGTCGTGCTGGAGAAGTTGGTGAAGTTCAACGGCGAGGCACACGCACCGGTCACCCCGGCCGAATACACCCAGCTCACCGGTCGCGCCGGACGCCGGGGCATCGACTTCGAAGGCCACGCCGTCGTCCTGTACGGCCGAGACACCGACCCGGAGTCCGTTGCGGGACTCGCCAGTACGCGCACCTACCCGCTCAACTCCAGCTTCGTCCCGACGTCCAACATGGCGGTCAACCTCGTCGACCGGCTCGGTCGCGGCCCGGCCCGGCAGACACTGGAATCGTCGTTCGCGCAGTTCCAGGCCGACCGATCCGTCGTCGGCCATGCGCGCTCGATCAAGAAGAACCAGGAGGGTCTGGAGGGTTACGCAGAAGCGATGCGCTGCCACTTGGGCGACTTCGAGCAGTACGCCGCGCTGCGTCGCGAACTGTCCGATGTGGAGAAGCAGCTGAGCCGCCGCACGTCCGCCGCGAACACGGCAGCCGCAGCCGTCTCCTTGTCCAAACTGTCGGTCGGCGACGTCGTCCGTGTGCCGCTCGGACGACGCGAGAGCCTTGCTCTCGTGCTGTCGATGGACGCGCCTCGACGTGGTCTCGCGCAACCCTTCGTCCTGACCGAGGACGGACGCACCAAGCGCCTGGACGAGTCGGACGTCCGCGGCCCTGTGCCCACGCTCGGTTCGCTGCCGGTGCCGAAACGTTTCAACCACCGCGACCGTAAGGCACGCTCCGATCTCGCCTCGACGCTGCGGATCAAGATGCGCGACGCCCGTGCGGGTGACGTGGACGCGCCGGACACCGAGGAACTGCGCCGGCTCGACGGCAAGGTGGGGGAGTTGCGCGAACGCATCCGGCAGCACCCCTGCCACGACTGCCCGTACCGCGAGCAACACGCCCGCTGGGCCGAGCGCTGGTGGAAGCTGCGTCGCGAGACCGACGGACTGCAAAAAATGGTCGACGGACGCACTCACAGCGTCGCCCGCACCTTCGAGCGGGTCTGCGACCAGCTCAGCGAACTCGGGTTCCTGTCACCGGACGGTCAGTCGGTCACCTCCGACGGACGAACGCTGCAGCGGATATACGCCGAGAAGGACCTGCTGGTCGCCGAATGTCTGCGTCAGGACGTGTGGAAGGGGCTCGACCCGGCGTCGCTGGCCGCTGCGGTGTCCGCGATCATCCACCAGTCGCGCAGCAAGGACGGTCCGGATCCCGACCCGAAGATGCCGAACCGTGAGGTCGCCGATGCGGTCGAGCGGCAGAATGACGTCTGGGAGGGCCTGCTCGAACTGTCCAAGAGGCACCAGTTGCAGCCTCCGGGCGAGCCGGACGCGTCCATCGTGTGGTCGATCCACCGCTGGGCCGCCGGGCAACGCCTTGAGACCGTCCTGCGCGGATCCGACCTGACCGCAGGCGATTTCGTGCGCCGCTGCAAGCAGTTGATCGACCTGCTCGATCAACTGGCCGACCTGGAGGACTACCCGTCCGTGGCTGCGAACGCCAAGCGTGCCGTCAACCTGTTGTTGCGCGGTGTGGTCGCCGCCGACCGCCTGGACTGA
- the tatC gene encoding twin-arginine translocase subunit TatC: MALLRRKDNPEARMSLGEHFREFRRRALVAVLALVVGAVVGWILFDPVDVRLGGVTFKNEGIFQWLKRPLTQVAAGRPDPSLINLNFGGQGVTSAFEIKLKIAMWVGLILSSPVWLWQIWAFLAPGLTRKEKRLSMVFLGSAVPLFAAGCWVATWVLPNAVKFLLGVTPGDAVNYQDGSAYITFVTRFILVFGLAFLLPVFLVALNAVGVLPAKVMLKGWRVAVMVIFVFAAIMSPSPDAWSMLALAFPMVGLFYLAVGIAAILDKRRQKKRPEWLDVSDDHASTI; this comes from the coding sequence ATGGCACTGCTGCGTCGTAAGGACAATCCGGAGGCCCGGATGTCCTTGGGCGAACACTTCCGCGAATTCCGTCGGCGTGCCCTGGTGGCGGTGCTTGCGCTCGTGGTCGGCGCGGTGGTGGGTTGGATCCTGTTCGACCCGGTCGATGTACGCCTGGGTGGGGTGACCTTCAAGAACGAAGGCATCTTCCAGTGGCTGAAACGGCCGTTGACCCAGGTGGCCGCCGGGCGCCCCGATCCCAGCCTGATCAACCTCAACTTCGGTGGGCAGGGCGTCACCAGCGCGTTCGAGATCAAGCTGAAGATCGCCATGTGGGTGGGGCTGATCCTGTCCAGCCCGGTGTGGCTGTGGCAGATCTGGGCCTTCCTCGCTCCCGGCCTGACCCGCAAGGAGAAGCGGCTGTCGATGGTCTTCCTCGGGTCGGCCGTGCCGCTGTTCGCGGCGGGTTGCTGGGTCGCCACCTGGGTGCTGCCGAACGCGGTGAAGTTCCTGCTCGGCGTGACACCCGGCGACGCCGTCAACTACCAGGACGGCAGTGCGTACATCACGTTCGTCACCCGTTTCATCCTGGTGTTCGGTCTGGCCTTCCTGCTCCCGGTCTTCCTCGTCGCATTGAACGCCGTCGGTGTGCTGCCGGCGAAGGTCATGCTCAAGGGCTGGCGAGTCGCGGTCATGGTGATCTTCGTCTTCGCCGCGATCATGAGTCCCAGTCCGGACGCCTGGTCGATGCTCGCACTCGCCTTCCCGATGGTCGGGCTCTTCTACCTCGCCGTCGGCATCGCCGCCATCCTCGACAAACGGCGTCAGAAGAAGCGTCCGGAGTGGCTGGACGTGTCGGACGACCACGCCTCCACCATCTGA
- the tatA gene encoding Sec-independent protein translocase subunit TatA, with amino-acid sequence MFRGAFQPWHLLILVLVVVVVFGWKRLPDAARSLGRSARILKSEVDEMKAESSASKQTVNGETVRDESVQDSEERLKNQTHNSGGSHAAGTQPQAGHPDGFPQRDSQNGTASN; translated from the coding sequence ATGTTCCGAGGCGCGTTCCAGCCCTGGCACCTGCTCATCCTGGTCCTGGTCGTCGTCGTCGTGTTCGGCTGGAAGAGGCTTCCGGACGCTGCCCGCTCGCTGGGTCGCTCGGCCCGCATCCTCAAGAGCGAGGTCGATGAGATGAAGGCCGAGTCGTCGGCCTCGAAGCAGACGGTCAACGGCGAGACCGTCCGCGACGAATCGGTCCAGGACTCCGAGGAGCGGCTGAAGAACCAGACCCACAACTCCGGTGGATCGCACGCTGCGGGCACTCAGCCGCAGGCCGGTCACCCGGACGGCTTCCCGCAGCGAGACAGCCAGAACGGCACCGCGTCCAACTGA
- a CDS encoding helix-turn-helix transcriptional regulator gives MAAESATTRLSRLLTMVPWLMHRQGIDIEQAARELDVTPEQVEADLNLLFVCGTPGHMPDDLIEAEWDSGKVFVGNADTIARPLRLGVDEALALIVGLRTLAAVPGLGARDAIDRALAKLIDAAGDVSAASERVRITTGDSSQTAWLADARQAIADKRRLRLRYLVAARDESTERDVDPMRVVLMDDHWYLEGWCHRAEDVRMFRLDRIETLEVLDQDGTPPAQAQPRQLGDSVFSPGSDAVPVTLELQPQASWVVDYYPVDAVDRADDGTLTTTLRTTDMHWVRQLVWRLGGAARVVEPAQLRESVDRGAREALAAYGG, from the coding sequence ATGGCCGCCGAGAGCGCGACGACCCGCCTGTCCCGACTGCTGACGATGGTGCCGTGGCTGATGCACCGGCAGGGCATCGACATCGAGCAGGCCGCCCGCGAACTGGACGTGACACCCGAGCAGGTCGAAGCCGACCTGAACCTGCTCTTCGTCTGCGGCACGCCGGGTCATATGCCCGACGACCTCATCGAGGCCGAATGGGACAGCGGAAAGGTGTTCGTCGGAAACGCCGACACGATCGCGCGACCGCTGAGGCTCGGGGTCGACGAGGCGCTCGCGCTGATCGTCGGCCTACGCACGCTGGCCGCGGTGCCAGGACTGGGGGCGCGGGACGCGATCGACCGCGCCCTTGCCAAACTGATCGACGCTGCCGGCGACGTGTCGGCCGCGTCCGAGCGGGTGCGGATCACCACCGGCGACAGCTCGCAGACTGCGTGGCTGGCCGACGCCCGGCAGGCGATCGCGGACAAGCGCCGGCTGCGGTTGCGCTACCTGGTCGCTGCCCGCGACGAGAGCACCGAGCGGGACGTCGACCCGATGCGTGTGGTGTTGATGGACGACCACTGGTACCTCGAGGGCTGGTGTCACCGGGCCGAGGATGTGCGAATGTTCCGGCTCGACCGCATCGAAACCCTGGAGGTGCTCGACCAGGACGGCACCCCGCCGGCGCAGGCACAGCCGCGTCAGCTCGGTGATTCGGTTTTCTCGCCTGGTTCGGACGCGGTCCCGGTGACCCTCGAACTGCAACCGCAGGCGTCCTGGGTGGTCGACTACTACCCGGTCGACGCAGTGGACCGCGCGGACGACGGCACCCTCACCACCACGCTGCGCACCACCGACATGCACTGGGTACGCCAACTGGTCTGGCGGCTCGGCGGAGCGGCTCGCGTAGTGGAGCCGGCGCAGCTGCGAGAGTCCGTCGACCGGGGTGCTCGCGAAGCACTTGCCGCGTACGGCGGGTGA
- a CDS encoding helix-turn-helix transcriptional regulator, giving the protein MSAPTPAAKTERLLNLVICLLYTRQPLSKQRIRQAVPQYGSASSDEAFDRMFERDKDELRDLGIPLRIEVVDPLFDDETGYRIDRREYALPDIHFEPDELAVLGLASRTWQQASLAGPAASALRKLEAADVQRDEGTLVGLEPRVRTAEPAFPAMKDAALARRQVDFGYRKPDGTVGRRRLQPWTVTNWHGRWYVAGFDLDREAPRVFRLGRVDGAVKTVGKPDAYEVPADHDPIAMIQGSEVEREPQPAILHVRTGSGNALRRRARTAGEVDDTWTQIDIDYTDTEIFAEQIVGYGPAVRVIQPADLRDAVIRRLRAILEPDRTTEQER; this is encoded by the coding sequence ATGAGCGCCCCGACTCCTGCCGCCAAGACCGAGCGGTTGCTCAACCTGGTGATCTGCCTGCTGTACACCCGGCAGCCGTTGTCCAAGCAGCGCATCCGCCAGGCGGTGCCCCAGTACGGGTCCGCGAGCAGCGACGAGGCATTCGACCGCATGTTCGAGCGCGACAAGGACGAACTGCGTGACCTCGGCATCCCGCTGCGGATCGAGGTCGTCGACCCACTGTTCGACGACGAGACCGGCTACCGGATCGACCGCCGCGAGTACGCCCTTCCCGACATCCACTTCGAACCCGACGAACTCGCCGTCCTCGGACTGGCCAGCCGCACCTGGCAGCAGGCCAGTCTGGCCGGGCCCGCGGCGAGTGCGCTGCGCAAGCTCGAGGCGGCCGACGTCCAGCGTGACGAGGGCACGCTTGTCGGCCTGGAGCCGCGTGTGCGCACCGCGGAGCCTGCTTTCCCGGCGATGAAGGACGCCGCGCTGGCCCGCCGCCAGGTCGACTTCGGCTATCGCAAACCCGACGGCACCGTCGGACGACGCAGGCTGCAACCGTGGACGGTCACCAACTGGCACGGCCGCTGGTATGTCGCCGGCTTCGATCTCGACCGCGAGGCGCCCCGGGTCTTCCGGCTCGGTCGGGTCGACGGTGCGGTGAAGACCGTGGGAAAGCCTGATGCCTACGAGGTGCCCGCCGACCACGACCCGATCGCGATGATCCAGGGCAGTGAGGTCGAGCGGGAGCCGCAGCCGGCGATCCTGCACGTCCGCACCGGCAGCGGCAACGCGTTGCGCCGCCGGGCGCGGACCGCCGGCGAGGTCGACGACACATGGACCCAGATCGACATCGACTACACCGACACCGAGATCTTCGCCGAACAGATCGTCGGCTACGGCCCTGCCGTCCGGGTCATTCAACCCGCCGATCTGCGAGACGCCGTCATCCGACGACTCCGAGCGATTCTCGAGCCCGACCGAACCACCGAGCAGGAGCGCTGA
- a CDS encoding DUF3866 family protein, whose product MITWRSGVVVGLGSRWSSAQQLTVQLPDDGAEVAALAYIDLVGDPAVGDRVLLNTNAVDRRLGTGGVALVVALPDRLPPVPAAGDGHIMKARYTPLQTMVLGVDEQESPHHELLRDADDLGGVPVITADLHSAVPAVVAGLRESRPQLDVAYVMTDGGALPAAFSEAISGLRDAGWLSGVVTVGQAFGGDLEAVNVYTGLLAARHVLGADVVVVAQGPGNLGTGTRWGFSGTSAGEALNAAYTLGGRPIASLRVSEGDARERHHGISHHSRTAYTRVALVPADLPVPVIGDDFGAKVSRQADDLVRESDGRLRRIDVAVQGLREALDSSPVAMRTMGRGMDDDAASFLAAAAAGRYAASLPT is encoded by the coding sequence GTGATCACGTGGCGAAGTGGTGTCGTCGTCGGGCTGGGCTCCCGTTGGTCGAGCGCGCAACAACTGACCGTGCAGCTGCCGGACGACGGGGCCGAGGTCGCTGCGCTCGCATACATCGACCTGGTCGGTGATCCCGCCGTGGGTGACCGGGTCCTGCTGAACACGAACGCCGTCGACCGCCGACTCGGGACGGGCGGCGTCGCCCTGGTGGTCGCACTCCCCGACCGTCTGCCGCCGGTGCCGGCAGCCGGCGACGGTCACATCATGAAGGCGCGTTACACGCCCCTGCAGACGATGGTTCTCGGCGTCGACGAGCAGGAGAGCCCGCACCACGAACTGCTGCGGGACGCAGACGACCTGGGCGGAGTACCGGTCATCACTGCCGACCTTCACTCCGCCGTTCCCGCGGTTGTCGCCGGCCTACGAGAGTCTCGACCTCAACTCGACGTTGCATATGTGATGACGGACGGAGGCGCTCTTCCGGCTGCATTCTCTGAGGCGATCAGCGGCCTGCGCGACGCCGGTTGGCTTTCCGGCGTGGTGACCGTCGGGCAGGCGTTCGGCGGCGATCTCGAGGCAGTCAATGTGTACACCGGGCTGCTCGCCGCCCGGCATGTGCTCGGCGCCGACGTGGTGGTCGTGGCTCAGGGACCGGGCAACCTCGGCACCGGCACCCGCTGGGGCTTTTCCGGTACATCTGCGGGTGAGGCACTGAACGCCGCGTACACGCTCGGCGGTCGTCCGATCGCGTCGTTGCGGGTCTCCGAGGGCGATGCTCGCGAGAGGCACCACGGCATCTCCCACCACAGCCGCACGGCATATACGCGCGTTGCGCTCGTGCCGGCGGATCTGCCCGTGCCGGTGATCGGCGACGATTTCGGGGCGAAGGTCTCGCGTCAGGCCGACGACCTCGTCCGGGAGTCCGACGGACGGCTACGCCGAATCGACGTCGCGGTGCAGGGATTGCGCGAGGCACTCGACTCGAGCCCGGTCGCGATGCGCACGATGGGACGCGGAATGGACGACGACGCGGCGTCCTTCCTCGCGGCTGCTGCCGCGGGACGGTACGCCGCTTCTCTGCCGACCTGA
- a CDS encoding IS30 family transposase, translating to MGRPAGWLKELTGRSAMISPGAPKTRRGVEREFWRKVAAGASSEDAAVMVGVSPAVGARWFRQGGGMPTITLTDPGGRYLSFAEREEIMLLREQKHGVREIARRLGRDPGTISRELRRNAATRGGRLEYRASVAQWKAELMARRPKPAKLVTNDRLREYVQDRLDGNVRLPDGTVVAGPEVAAWEGRNKPHRQDRRWSTAWSPQQISKRLEVEFPDDESMRISHEAIYQSLFIEGRGALKRELVAALRTGRALRKPRARSQNKPQAHVTADVVISERPAEAADRAVPGHWEGDLIIGTNRSAIGTLVERSSRSTLLVHLPRLEGYGEQPRTKHGPALSGYGAVAMNTALSASLITLPEQLRKTLTWDRGKELSEYAQLVLDTGTRVFFADPHSPWQRPTNENTNGLLRQYFPKGTDLSRWTAEDLAAVAYTLNNRPRKALDWKTPAEVFAEQLQSIQRASVATTD from the coding sequence ATGGGTCGTCCCGCGGGGTGGTTGAAGGAGTTAACGGGCCGTTCGGCGATGATCTCGCCGGGCGCGCCGAAGACGCGTCGCGGCGTCGAGCGCGAGTTCTGGCGGAAGGTCGCCGCAGGGGCCTCGTCCGAGGACGCCGCGGTCATGGTCGGTGTGTCGCCCGCGGTGGGTGCGCGGTGGTTCCGGCAGGGTGGCGGCATGCCCACGATCACGCTGACCGACCCGGGTGGTCGGTACCTCTCCTTCGCTGAGCGGGAGGAGATCATGCTGCTGCGCGAGCAGAAGCACGGGGTGCGGGAGATCGCACGCCGCCTCGGTCGGGACCCAGGAACGATCTCTCGGGAGTTGCGACGCAATGCGGCCACGCGGGGCGGGAGATTGGAGTACAGGGCATCGGTCGCGCAGTGGAAGGCCGAGCTGATGGCACGCCGGCCGAAGCCCGCGAAGCTTGTCACGAATGACCGGTTGCGCGAGTACGTGCAGGACCGGCTCGACGGCAACGTGCGGTTGCCCGATGGGACGGTGGTCGCCGGTCCTGAGGTGGCTGCGTGGGAGGGGCGGAACAAGCCACATCGACAGGACCGGAGATGGTCGACGGCGTGGAGTCCTCAGCAGATCTCGAAACGCCTCGAGGTCGAGTTCCCCGATGATGAGAGCATGCGCATCAGCCACGAAGCGATCTACCAGTCGCTGTTCATCGAGGGACGCGGCGCGCTCAAGCGAGAACTCGTCGCCGCGCTGCGGACCGGGCGAGCGTTACGCAAGCCCCGGGCCCGATCGCAGAACAAGCCTCAGGCGCATGTCACCGCGGACGTGGTGATCTCCGAGCGTCCTGCCGAGGCCGCAGATCGTGCGGTTCCAGGGCACTGGGAGGGGGATCTGATCATCGGGACGAACCGGTCCGCGATCGGCACGCTCGTCGAACGCTCCAGTCGTTCCACGCTGCTGGTTCACCTGCCGCGCCTGGAGGGTTACGGTGAACAGCCGAGGACGAAGCACGGGCCCGCGCTCAGCGGTTACGGTGCCGTCGCGATGAACACCGCGCTGAGCGCGTCGCTGATCACGCTCCCGGAGCAGCTACGTAAGACGCTCACCTGGGACCGAGGAAAGGAACTCTCGGAGTACGCGCAGCTCGTGCTCGACACCGGCACTCGCGTGTTCTTCGCGGACCCGCACTCGCCCTGGCAGCGGCCCACGAACGAGAACACGAACGGGCTGCTGCGGCAGTACTTCCCGAAAGGCACCGACCTGTCGCGGTGGACCGCCGAGGACCTCGCCGCGGTCGCCTACACGCTCAACAACAGGCCCCGGAAAGCACTCGACTGGAAGACGCCCGCGGAAGTGTTCGCCGAGCAGCTGCAGTCGATTCAACGAGCCAGTGTTGCGACGACCGATTGA
- a CDS encoding FKBP-type peptidyl-prolyl cis-trans isomerase: MPFDPNTTKPEIDFPGDNPPAELLIEDITEGEGRAAEAGDMVKAHYVGVAWSTGEEFDASWNRGAPLDFQVGVGQVIQGWDQGIVGMKPGGRRKLTIPPELGYGARGAGGAIGPNETLIFVVDLVAASKPGAGSAFGLR, from the coding sequence ATGCCGTTCGACCCGAACACCACCAAGCCCGAGATCGACTTCCCGGGTGACAACCCGCCCGCCGAACTCCTCATCGAGGACATCACCGAAGGTGAGGGCCGTGCCGCCGAAGCCGGCGACATGGTGAAGGCGCACTACGTCGGCGTCGCTTGGTCGACCGGCGAGGAGTTCGACGCATCCTGGAACCGCGGCGCACCGCTGGACTTCCAGGTGGGCGTCGGTCAGGTCATCCAGGGTTGGGACCAGGGCATCGTCGGCATGAAGCCGGGCGGCCGCCGCAAGCTGACCATCCCGCCGGAGCTCGGCTACGGCGCTCGCGGTGCCGGCGGCGCGATCGGACCGAACGAGACCCTTATCTTCGTGGTCGATCTCGTTGCGGCGAGCAAGCCCGGCGCGGGAAGCGCCTTCGGTCTGCGCTGA